A stretch of the uncultured Cohaesibacter sp. genome encodes the following:
- a CDS encoding invasion associated locus B family protein produces MVMIDKASKWIKPVTTAAFLAMVAIATPGSNAQAQEIDAEALAQHNWLKFCNQDPKSKKQLCAITQEMKAETGQFLASVSVRELEGAKRKALVVALTPGMLLRHGLTVQIDKGKQLKSTFSICFPNACFSDMAVDDAFIESMKKGAQIIVTALNQQAQPVRFELTLTGFTKSYDGDPIDIRKTAQEQEKLQELLRKRAEEQRQKLLEQKKKAEGN; encoded by the coding sequence ATGGTCATGATTGACAAGGCTTCGAAATGGATCAAGCCAGTAACAACCGCAGCTTTTCTGGCGATGGTTGCCATTGCCACGCCGGGCAGCAATGCTCAGGCCCAGGAAATCGACGCCGAAGCTCTTGCACAGCATAATTGGCTGAAATTCTGTAACCAAGATCCAAAGAGCAAAAAGCAGCTCTGTGCCATTACGCAGGAAATGAAGGCTGAAACAGGACAGTTTCTGGCGTCCGTCTCCGTTCGCGAACTCGAAGGCGCCAAGCGCAAGGCCTTGGTGGTCGCTTTGACCCCGGGCATGTTGCTGCGGCACGGCCTGACTGTTCAGATCGACAAAGGCAAGCAGCTCAAAAGCACCTTCTCCATCTGCTTCCCCAATGCCTGCTTCTCTGACATGGCTGTCGATGATGCTTTCATCGAATCCATGAAAAAGGGTGCGCAGATCATTGTGACGGCTCTCAACCAGCAGGCGCAGCCCGTTCGGTTCGAGCTGACCTTGACTGGCTTTACCAAAAGCTATGATGGGGATCCGATCGATATTCGCAAGACCGCTCAGGAACAGGAAAAACTTCAGGAGCTGCTGCGCAAGCGTGCGGAAGAACAGCGCCAGAAACTGCTTGAGCAGAAGAAAAAGGCCGAAGGCAACTAA
- a CDS encoding CDP-alcohol phosphatidyltransferase family protein: MNKFLAFLIHILTASGGIFALLALVAAADRQWMDMFFWLFVAQLVDGVDGPLARRFKVIETLPNWSGDSLDFVIDYATYVFIPAFALARADLLPAPLDLIAASVIIVTGGLYFADDRMKTESKAFRGFPAVWNGALFYLFLWTPGPILGMGMVVFLAIAQFVPVEFIHPVRVKEFRPFTLGVVAVWAVFALHVILNNMQVNHLDQIVLTTTGLYFFAIGAFLHYRRNKIRN; the protein is encoded by the coding sequence ATGAACAAATTTCTAGCCTTTCTCATCCATATCCTGACCGCATCTGGCGGGATTTTTGCTCTGTTGGCGCTGGTTGCGGCTGCCGATAGACAGTGGATGGATATGTTTTTCTGGCTGTTTGTCGCGCAGCTGGTCGACGGCGTTGATGGTCCATTGGCGCGCCGGTTCAAGGTGATTGAAACCTTGCCCAACTGGAGCGGTGACAGTCTGGATTTCGTCATCGATTATGCGACCTATGTGTTCATTCCGGCCTTTGCTCTGGCGCGGGCGGATCTGTTGCCTGCACCGCTCGATCTGATCGCGGCGAGCGTTATCATTGTTACCGGTGGGCTGTATTTTGCTGATGACCGGATGAAGACCGAATCCAAAGCCTTCCGCGGTTTCCCTGCCGTTTGGAACGGGGCCTTGTTTTATCTGTTCCTCTGGACTCCTGGCCCCATTCTGGGCATGGGCATGGTGGTATTTCTGGCGATCGCCCAGTTTGTACCAGTTGAGTTTATCCATCCTGTGCGGGTCAAGGAGTTTCGTCCCTTCACCCTTGGTGTGGTTGCGGTCTGGGCAGTCTTTGCGCTGCATGTGATTTTGAATAATATGCAGGTCAATCATCTCGACCAGATCGTGTTGACGACGACGGGGTTATATTTCTTCGCCATCGGTGCGTTTTTGCATTATCGCCGAAACAAGATACGGAACTGA
- a CDS encoding TerC family protein: MFPDLMDPTILASLLTLTAMEIVLGIDNVVFISVLVSKLPATMAKRARAIGILLALLFRIGLLFALTWLIGLTKPVFTLFDHGVSWRDLIMIVGGLFLIYKAMSEIHLELEFTDEDETKIRTGPAEYVFGAAIAQIIIIDLVFSIDSIVTAIGMAEHVEVMIAAMVIAMIVMYAASGPISRFIEKHQTTKMLALSFLMLIGFALIGDGIGFHVPKGYIYAMMGFSVVVEFLNIIALDVSRRRKLARLKEAEADAEGA; the protein is encoded by the coding sequence ATGTTTCCTGATTTGATGGATCCCACCATTCTAGCAAGCCTCTTGACCCTGACTGCGATGGAAATCGTACTCGGTATCGATAATGTGGTTTTCATCTCGGTGCTGGTCAGCAAACTGCCCGCAACCATGGCAAAACGCGCCCGAGCAATCGGGATTTTGCTGGCGCTTCTGTTCCGGATCGGGCTGCTGTTTGCACTCACATGGCTAATAGGGCTGACAAAGCCTGTCTTCACACTGTTTGATCACGGTGTTTCTTGGCGCGATCTGATCATGATTGTGGGCGGTCTGTTTCTCATCTACAAGGCAATGTCGGAAATTCATCTGGAGCTTGAATTTACCGATGAGGACGAAACCAAAATCCGCACAGGGCCTGCCGAATATGTGTTCGGCGCTGCGATTGCGCAGATCATCATTATCGACCTTGTTTTTTCCATCGATTCCATCGTCACCGCGATTGGTATGGCCGAGCATGTGGAAGTGATGATCGCGGCGATGGTCATTGCCATGATTGTGATGTATGCGGCGTCCGGGCCGATTTCCCGTTTCATCGAGAAGCATCAGACGACCAAGATGCTGGCATTGTCTTTCCTGATGCTGATCGGTTTTGCGCTAATTGGCGACGGCATCGGCTTCCATGTGCCCAAGGGGTACATTTATGCCATGATGGGATTCTCGGTGGTGGTCGAGTTTCTCAACATCATCGCCCTTGATGTCAGCCGTCGGCGGAAACTGGCTCGGTTGAAAGAAGCAGAGGCGGATGCAGAGGGAGCATGA
- a CDS encoding ABC transporter permease → MRLELQKRRNASQVMSLVSPLLAIFLTLLTGAVMFGVLGFNPARALFVYFVEPLLDSWSLQELIVKASPLILIGVGLTICYRSNNWNIGAEGQFTIGAICGSVTPILLPDWQNVMTFPVMMAMGALGGALFGYLPAMLKNRFGANEILTSLMLTYVALLALDYLVRGPWKDPDGFNFPESRLFHDYAVAPSLFEGGRMHIGAVLALIAAGVIFVLFARTLKGFEIKVLGATPRAGSFAGFSRERMTVFAFLVSGALAGLAGILEVSGPIGQLIPTISPGYGFTAIIVAFLGRLNPIGVIFAGLLLALSYLGGEAAQVELGVSEKTSKAFQGILLFYVLACDTLIHYRIKLVNHKAVSKEAN, encoded by the coding sequence ATGCGTCTTGAGCTGCAAAAACGTCGCAATGCTTCGCAAGTCATGTCGCTCGTGTCACCATTGCTGGCAATCTTTTTGACGCTGCTGACCGGCGCGGTGATGTTCGGTGTGCTGGGGTTTAATCCCGCCAGGGCATTGTTTGTCTATTTTGTCGAACCCCTTCTCGATAGCTGGAGTTTGCAGGAACTGATTGTCAAGGCGTCGCCGTTGATCCTGATCGGCGTTGGCCTGACCATCTGCTATCGCTCCAACAACTGGAATATCGGGGCGGAAGGCCAATTCACCATTGGGGCCATTTGCGGCTCGGTTACTCCGATCCTGCTGCCCGATTGGCAGAATGTGATGACCTTTCCGGTGATGATGGCAATGGGTGCCTTGGGCGGTGCGTTGTTTGGTTATTTGCCCGCCATGCTCAAAAACAGGTTCGGAGCCAACGAGATTCTGACCAGTTTGATGCTGACCTATGTGGCGTTGCTGGCGCTCGATTATCTGGTGCGCGGCCCATGGAAGGATCCTGACGGTTTCAACTTCCCCGAAAGCCGGCTGTTTCATGATTATGCCGTTGCGCCAAGCCTGTTTGAAGGTGGTCGCATGCATATTGGCGCCGTGCTGGCGCTGATCGCCGCCGGGGTCATTTTCGTGTTGTTCGCTCGGACGCTTAAGGGATTTGAGATCAAGGTTCTGGGGGCGACCCCGAGAGCGGGTAGCTTTGCCGGATTCTCGCGCGAGCGCATGACGGTCTTTGCTTTTCTCGTCTCCGGTGCACTGGCCGGCCTTGCTGGCATTTTGGAAGTGTCCGGTCCCATCGGACAGCTGATCCCAACCATTTCGCCAGGTTATGGCTTTACGGCAATCATCGTGGCATTCCTTGGGCGTCTCAACCCGATCGGTGTCATTTTCGCAGGTCTGCTGCTGGCCTTGTCCTATCTGGGCGGGGAAGCGGCGCAGGTTGAGCTTGGGGTTTCGGAGAAGACCTCCAAGGCCTTTCAGGGTATCTTGCTGTTTTATGTTCTGGCCTGTGACACGCTCATTCATTACCGCATCAAACTGGTCAACCACAAGGCCGTGAGCAAAGAGGCGAACTGA
- a CDS encoding AEC family transporter, whose protein sequence is MSDLFTLALPFFGLIFLGFLSGKITSLPEGGLAWLNFFVVYIALPALFFRLISQTPLEELTNWSFVVATTVTTCIVFMLAFAFGLWKTKGNMAEATIQGLAGSYSNIGYMGPGLTLAALGPEATVPTALIFCFDSLLLFTLIPIFMALSGTDEKSGPDLAFYVLKKVFLHPFIIATILGVLAAAIHFEPPGWIAEMLRILSGAAAPCALFAMGVAVALRKVRRIPGELSVLLPIKLVLHPMLLFVLLGFLGTVPEVWIKTAILMACLPPAANVFIVAHQYDVYVERASSTVMIGTLVSVVTVTFFLYLITQNILPF, encoded by the coding sequence ATGAGCGACCTGTTCACATTGGCCTTGCCCTTTTTCGGGCTTATCTTTCTGGGCTTTCTGTCTGGCAAGATTACCAGTTTGCCGGAGGGTGGATTGGCGTGGCTGAACTTTTTCGTCGTCTATATTGCCTTGCCTGCTCTGTTCTTTCGGCTGATTTCGCAGACACCACTTGAGGAGTTGACCAACTGGAGCTTCGTGGTGGCCACTACGGTGACCACCTGCATTGTCTTCATGCTGGCCTTTGCGTTTGGCTTGTGGAAGACCAAGGGCAATATGGCGGAAGCCACCATTCAGGGATTGGCGGGGTCTTATTCCAACATCGGTTATATGGGGCCGGGTCTGACGCTTGCTGCGCTTGGTCCTGAGGCGACTGTGCCAACGGCGCTGATCTTCTGTTTTGATTCGCTATTGCTCTTCACCCTGATCCCGATTTTCATGGCCTTGAGTGGGACAGATGAGAAAAGCGGGCCCGATTTGGCATTCTATGTGTTGAAGAAGGTCTTCCTGCATCCCTTTATCATTGCCACCATATTGGGCGTGTTGGCAGCAGCCATCCATTTTGAGCCACCGGGCTGGATTGCAGAAATGTTGAGGATCCTGTCCGGAGCGGCGGCTCCTTGTGCACTCTTTGCGATGGGGGTGGCGGTCGCCTTGCGAAAGGTTCGGCGCATTCCAGGGGAATTGTCGGTGCTGTTGCCAATCAAGCTGGTGTTGCATCCGATGTTGCTGTTTGTGCTGCTTGGCTTTTTGGGGACCGTGCCGGAGGTGTGGATCAAGACGGCGATCCTGATGGCCTGTTTGCCGCCAGCGGCTAATGTCTTCATCGTTGCCCATCAATATGATGTCTATGTCGAGCGGGCTTCAAGCACAGTGATGATCGGCACTCTGGTTTCGGTGGTGACCGTGACGTTCTTCCTCTACCTTATCACACAGAATATATTGCCCTTCTGA
- a CDS encoding ABC transporter ATP-binding protein — MTAVPLLQAKGLTKAFGTLLANDSVDLLVQPGEIHALLGENGAGKSTLVKMLYGSLEPTAGEIYWKGEAVRLSDPAHARKLGIGMVFQHFSLFDSLTVVENIALALPKGQKMSVLAKRVEQVSIEYGLPLKADNLVADLSVGERQRIEIVRCLLQDPQLIIMDEPTSVLTPQEAELLFETLYRLAKEGRSILYISHRLEEVKRMCDTATILRHGKLVAHCTPSEETASSLATLMVGTNVKPVERDTPDLTDAPVKLRLDHLDLLPEGPFSVELKGICLDVKGGEVVAIAGVAGNGQSELFDAISGERDSAAGAVVINDEPVGHKGVTVRRNLGAAFVPEERLGHAAVPGLSLSENVLLTRHGSDKPLTRNGVFIKRTRAGKIGHRISETFDVRKGEEDPNAGSLSGGNLQKFVVGREIDRGPSVLVVSQPTWGVDAGAASLIRQSLLDLARAGAAVLVISQDLDEIFEVADRIAVINEGTLSIAEPVETMTLERIGLLMGGVHGADPNMLDVGVISNEKTSEAGGSHAS; from the coding sequence ATGACAGCCGTCCCTTTACTTCAAGCCAAGGGTCTGACCAAGGCATTTGGCACATTGTTGGCAAACGACTCTGTTGACCTTCTGGTGCAGCCCGGCGAAATTCACGCTCTGCTGGGCGAGAATGGCGCAGGCAAATCCACTCTGGTCAAAATGCTCTATGGCTCTTTAGAGCCGACAGCAGGCGAGATTTACTGGAAGGGTGAGGCGGTGCGCCTGTCTGACCCGGCCCATGCGCGCAAGCTGGGTATCGGTATGGTTTTCCAGCATTTTTCCCTGTTTGATAGCCTGACCGTGGTTGAGAATATCGCTCTTGCCTTGCCCAAGGGGCAGAAAATGAGTGTTCTGGCCAAGCGCGTGGAGCAGGTGAGCATTGAATATGGCCTGCCGCTCAAAGCTGACAATCTGGTCGCGGATCTCTCTGTGGGCGAACGCCAGCGGATCGAGATTGTGCGCTGCCTGTTGCAGGATCCCCAACTGATCATCATGGACGAGCCAACCTCTGTCTTGACGCCGCAGGAAGCCGAATTGTTGTTTGAAACCCTTTACCGGTTGGCCAAGGAAGGACGCTCGATCCTTTATATCAGCCATCGGCTGGAGGAAGTAAAGCGGATGTGCGATACCGCTACCATCTTGCGCCATGGCAAATTGGTGGCCCATTGCACGCCATCGGAAGAAACCGCCTCTTCGCTGGCAACCCTGATGGTTGGCACCAACGTCAAACCGGTTGAGCGCGACACGCCGGACCTTACGGATGCACCGGTAAAGCTGCGGCTTGATCATCTCGATCTCTTGCCCGAGGGGCCGTTCTCGGTCGAGCTGAAGGGTATCTGCCTTGATGTCAAAGGCGGGGAAGTGGTGGCGATTGCCGGTGTGGCAGGCAACGGACAATCGGAATTGTTTGATGCCATCTCTGGCGAGCGTGATAGTGCAGCGGGCGCGGTGGTGATCAACGATGAGCCGGTCGGTCACAAGGGCGTGACGGTGCGGCGGAATCTGGGTGCGGCCTTTGTGCCTGAAGAGCGGCTTGGACATGCCGCCGTGCCGGGGCTTTCGCTGTCTGAGAATGTGCTGTTGACCCGTCATGGGTCCGACAAGCCGCTGACGCGCAATGGCGTCTTCATCAAGCGCACCAGAGCAGGCAAGATCGGACATCGTATTTCCGAGACCTTTGACGTGCGCAAAGGCGAGGAGGATCCCAATGCGGGCAGTTTGTCCGGTGGCAATTTGCAGAAATTTGTTGTTGGCCGCGAGATTGATCGCGGACCAAGTGTGCTGGTGGTTTCTCAGCCGACTTGGGGCGTTGACGCCGGTGCTGCCTCGCTCATTCGCCAGTCTTTGCTCGATCTTGCCCGTGCTGGTGCTGCCGTGCTGGTCATTTCGCAGGACCTCGATGAGATTTTCGAAGTGGCAGACCGGATCGCGGTGATCAATGAAGGAACCTTGTCGATTGCTGAGCCTGTCGAGACCATGACGCTGGAGCGGATCGGTTTGTTGATGGGCGGTGTCCACGGCGCTGATCCGAACATGCTGGATGTCGGTGTCATTTCCAATGAAAAGACCTCTGAAGCGGGAGGCTCCCATGCGTCTTGA
- a CDS encoding CoA ester lyase encodes MKTPSAFYKPLAIGAPAPFREKPVRVERMIHFVPPHVEKMRAKVPDLIAKVDVVLGNLEDAIPADMKEAARAGFIQMAKDNDFGETGLWTRVNCLNSPWLLDDITEIVSAVGNKLDVIMLPKVEGPWDIHYLDQLLAQLEARHHIDKPIMIHAILETAEGVNNVEAICAASPRMHGISLGPADLAASRGMKTTRVGGGHPGYRVLADPAEGQTRAIYQQDLWHYTMAKMVDACMAHGLKAFYGPFGDFSDPEACEAQFQNSFLLGCMGTWSLHPTQIDIAKRVFSPEVDEVKMALRILQAMPDGTGAVMIDGKMQDDATWKQAKVIVDLARQVAAKDPEMASAYGLD; translated from the coding sequence ATGAAAACACCATCAGCCTTTTACAAGCCATTGGCCATTGGCGCGCCGGCTCCGTTTCGCGAAAAGCCCGTACGCGTCGAACGCATGATCCATTTTGTCCCTCCGCATGTGGAGAAAATGCGGGCCAAGGTGCCAGACCTGATCGCCAAGGTTGATGTGGTGCTCGGCAATCTGGAAGATGCCATTCCCGCTGACATGAAAGAAGCCGCCCGCGCTGGCTTCATCCAGATGGCCAAGGACAATGACTTTGGCGAGACCGGCCTCTGGACCCGCGTCAATTGCCTCAATTCCCCATGGCTGCTTGATGACATCACCGAAATCGTCTCTGCGGTCGGCAACAAGCTAGATGTAATCATGTTGCCCAAGGTTGAAGGACCATGGGACATCCATTATCTCGATCAATTGCTGGCGCAATTGGAAGCCCGGCATCACATCGATAAACCAATCATGATCCACGCCATTCTTGAAACCGCAGAAGGTGTCAACAATGTCGAGGCCATTTGCGCAGCCTCCCCGCGCATGCATGGTATTTCGCTGGGACCTGCCGATCTGGCCGCCTCGCGCGGGATGAAAACCACACGCGTCGGTGGCGGTCATCCCGGCTATCGTGTTCTGGCCGACCCCGCCGAGGGGCAAACACGGGCCATTTATCAGCAGGATCTCTGGCATTATACCATGGCCAAAATGGTTGATGCCTGCATGGCCCATGGTTTGAAAGCCTTTTACGGCCCCTTTGGTGATTTCTCTGATCCTGAGGCCTGCGAAGCCCAGTTCCAGAACAGTTTCCTGCTTGGCTGCATGGGCACCTGGTCGTTGCATCCCACCCAGATCGACATCGCCAAACGGGTTTTTAGCCCCGAAGTCGACGAGGTCAAAATGGCTCTGCGCATTCTTCAAGCCATGCCGGACGGCACCGGCGCAGTGATGATTGATGGCAAAATGCAGGATGATGCCACTTGGAAACAGGCCAAGGTGATTGTCGATCTCGCCCGTCAGGTCGCGGCAAAAGACCCCGAAATGGCATCAGCCTATGGCCTCGACTAA
- a CDS encoding UbiH/UbiF family hydroxylase produces the protein MQDNQAIKRVDVAVVGSGPAGHVAAIQMAKLGLRTVLIGPAHSGKDGRTTALLGSSVSYLERLGLWQAVKAEGQALRVMRLIDDTGRLLRAPTTEFDSSEIGLEAFGYNIDNNKLVSALHAGLDGARDNLIEDQQFASSVALEDDHALITMQDGSVWQAKLAIAADGRQSRVKEAANIEMRKWAYPQAAFVLNLRHSTTPHNNCSTEFHTKTGPFTLVPYQDGYTSSLVCVVTPQTATELKEMSHDALALELERRAHSIYGAFEILTDPQVFPLAGMVAKGFCGPRAALIAESAHVFPPIGAQGLNLSLRDIEALADVIDDMGPDGLKDAGSEKILTAYDRSRRADIWSRTAGVHMLNMSLLSSLPFGQGARTAGLALANMVPSFRRFMMKAGLDAPNRIGSVGGVSDS, from the coding sequence ATGCAGGACAATCAGGCGATCAAACGAGTGGATGTTGCCGTCGTTGGCAGTGGCCCGGCGGGCCATGTCGCAGCCATTCAGATGGCAAAGCTTGGTCTTCGCACGGTTCTGATAGGCCCGGCCCATAGCGGTAAGGATGGCCGCACCACCGCCCTGCTCGGCAGCTCGGTCTCCTATCTCGAACGCCTCGGCCTTTGGCAAGCGGTCAAGGCCGAAGGACAGGCCCTGCGCGTCATGCGGCTGATCGATGACACCGGCCGCCTGCTTCGCGCGCCAACGACCGAATTTGACAGCTCTGAAATCGGACTGGAAGCCTTTGGCTACAATATCGACAACAACAAACTGGTATCAGCTCTGCATGCTGGTCTCGACGGAGCACGAGACAACCTGATCGAAGATCAACAATTTGCCTCTTCAGTCGCGTTGGAAGATGACCATGCCCTCATCACCATGCAGGATGGCTCTGTCTGGCAGGCAAAGCTGGCCATCGCGGCAGACGGTCGCCAGTCGCGGGTCAAGGAAGCAGCCAATATAGAGATGCGCAAATGGGCCTATCCGCAGGCTGCTTTCGTGCTCAATCTGCGCCACTCAACGACCCCGCACAACAATTGCTCGACCGAATTCCACACCAAGACCGGTCCCTTTACCTTGGTGCCCTATCAGGACGGCTATACATCAAGCCTTGTCTGCGTGGTCACACCGCAAACAGCAACCGAGCTGAAAGAGATGAGCCACGACGCGCTGGCTTTGGAGCTCGAACGCCGGGCCCATTCCATCTATGGCGCATTCGAAATCCTCACCGACCCGCAGGTTTTCCCGCTCGCAGGCATGGTCGCCAAGGGCTTTTGCGGCCCTCGTGCGGCTCTGATTGCCGAAAGCGCCCATGTCTTCCCGCCAATAGGCGCCCAAGGCCTCAATCTCAGCCTGCGCGATATTGAGGCTTTGGCCGATGTCATCGACGATATGGGCCCCGATGGCCTCAAGGACGCAGGCTCCGAGAAGATCCTTACCGCCTATGACCGCTCACGCCGGGCTGACATCTGGTCGCGCACAGCAGGCGTCCACATGCTCAATATGTCACTATTATCCTCGCTGCCTTTTGGACAGGGTGCCCGGACCGCCGGTTTGGCCCTCGCCAACATGGTGCCTTCCTTCCGCCGCTTCATGATGAAAGCGGGGCTGGATGCCCCAAACCGTATTGGCTCGGTCGGTGGCGTGAGTGACAGCTGA
- a CDS encoding LysR family transcriptional regulator yields the protein MWSRPLDRARLLYSPAMRYFAAVAEHGAIRAASRELNVASSAVNRQILWLEESLGVPLFERVGRRLQLSPAGDILLRHVTQVLRDFEQTSSELDALKGLKRGIVRIASVESVATELLSDLAASFGKTYPDIQLRITVTHSDKIARLVTDSDADIGFTFDPPDDDLLAVNYSHPFEIGAVATRDHPLVNRSACAFADCLDYPIILPSKGLSLRTALDRLLGESDKDASVFAEVSTLQMMRRLTARGLGICFQTRIGLKDNLDHSDLQFVPLSDEQLQHNTLSIVTHQQRQLKLAPAMFLNHARQFFVEQFNG from the coding sequence TTGTGGAGCAGACCCCTGGATCGCGCACGTCTTCTTTATTCCCCCGCCATGCGGTACTTTGCGGCCGTCGCCGAACATGGTGCCATCCGGGCCGCCAGCCGTGAACTCAATGTTGCATCTTCTGCGGTCAATCGTCAGATCCTGTGGCTTGAGGAAAGCCTTGGCGTTCCCTTGTTCGAGCGGGTAGGGCGCAGGCTGCAATTGTCCCCTGCGGGCGATATCCTGCTGCGCCATGTGACGCAGGTGTTGCGGGATTTCGAGCAGACCTCAAGCGAGCTGGATGCCCTCAAGGGGTTGAAGCGCGGTATCGTTCGGATTGCCAGCGTTGAAAGCGTGGCGACAGAGTTGCTGTCCGATCTGGCAGCGTCATTTGGCAAGACCTATCCGGACATTCAACTGCGGATCACGGTGACCCATTCGGACAAGATCGCGCGTCTGGTGACCGATTCTGATGCGGATATCGGCTTCACTTTTGATCCGCCTGATGATGATCTGCTGGCCGTGAATTACTCTCATCCTTTTGAAATTGGCGCGGTCGCAACGCGGGATCATCCGTTGGTCAATCGGAGCGCTTGCGCCTTTGCCGATTGTCTGGACTATCCGATCATTCTACCATCGAAGGGCCTGTCCTTGCGCACGGCGCTTGATCGTCTGCTGGGCGAGTCGGATAAGGATGCATCGGTGTTTGCCGAGGTCAGCACTTTGCAAATGATGCGTCGATTGACGGCACGCGGGCTTGGTATCTGTTTCCAGACCCGGATTGGCCTCAAGGACAATCTTGATCATTCGGATCTGCAATTCGTACCGCTGTCTGACGAACAATTGCAGCATAATACCTTGTCGATCGTCACTCATCAGCAGCGGCAACTGAAACTGGCTCCCGCAATGTTTCTCAACCATGCACGACAATTCTTCGTCGAGCAGTTCAACGGCTGA
- a CDS encoding DUF2182 domain-containing protein, whose amino-acid sequence MSFLGAFFDTSSSRQLQDQMRRFCAEHPELAAAETKPRILLFVAIAVASLFAWFYLFAMVVDMAPDMDMRSLGPGMSAFNVFNGFESLDATTRAFIAAVCAPSAALGHFGMPGQGAWGLQDLSIVFAMWVMMAIAMMLPTAAPILKSYAAVQEAKGRKAGFLSILLLALGYLTIWVGFALIATLAQWGLTEIQTMSPVMAPASMVFSGSTLLLAGFYQFTAAKQACLLRCQLPFPYFNRRSETGFFRTRAGSFVMGLEQGMFCTGCTWALMAVMFAVGVMNIIWMAILGFLMGIEKVVPNPWVTRGIGIFLIAWGLLVLSISPAGRTILGL is encoded by the coding sequence ATGAGTTTTCTCGGTGCTTTTTTCGATACCAGCAGCTCGCGCCAATTGCAGGACCAAATGCGCCGCTTTTGCGCAGAGCATCCAGAGCTGGCAGCCGCTGAAACCAAGCCTCGCATCCTGTTGTTTGTGGCCATTGCGGTCGCGTCGCTGTTTGCATGGTTCTATCTGTTTGCCATGGTCGTTGATATGGCGCCGGACATGGACATGCGCTCGCTGGGGCCGGGCATGTCTGCCTTCAATGTCTTTAATGGCTTTGAGAGTCTGGATGCGACCACGCGGGCTTTCATTGCGGCGGTCTGTGCACCCTCTGCAGCGCTTGGCCATTTTGGCATGCCGGGGCAGGGTGCCTGGGGTTTGCAAGACCTCTCCATCGTCTTTGCCATGTGGGTGATGATGGCGATTGCCATGATGCTGCCTACGGCAGCACCGATCCTTAAGAGCTATGCTGCAGTTCAAGAAGCCAAGGGGCGCAAGGCGGGCTTCTTGTCGATCCTGTTGTTGGCGCTTGGCTATCTGACCATCTGGGTCGGCTTTGCCTTGATCGCCACATTGGCCCAGTGGGGCCTGACCGAAATTCAGACGATGTCGCCGGTTATGGCGCCCGCTTCAATGGTTTTTTCGGGCTCAACGCTGTTATTGGCGGGTTTTTATCAGTTCACCGCAGCAAAACAGGCTTGCCTTCTGCGCTGCCAACTGCCATTCCCCTACTTTAACAGACGCAGCGAGACGGGATTCTTTCGCACGCGCGCCGGGTCGTTTGTGATGGGGCTTGAGCAGGGCATGTTCTGCACGGGCTGCACATGGGCGCTAATGGCTGTGATGTTTGCCGTTGGTGTGATGAATATCATCTGGATGGCCATCCTTGGCTTCCTGATGGGGATTGAGAAGGTCGTTCCGAACCCTTGGGTGACAAGGGGAATCGGGATCTTCCTAATTGCATGGGGCCTGTTGGTTCTTTCGATTTCGCCTGCGGGGCGTACGATTTTGGGACTATAG
- the hspQ gene encoding heat shock protein HspQ, with the protein MKIAKFQIGQVVRHRVYSFRGVIFDVDPEFANSDEWYDAIPEDVRPRKDQPFYHLFAENEDTEYVAYVSEQNLLEDDSGEPVRHPQVRQLFKGMKEGIYQPEDDLVN; encoded by the coding sequence ATGAAAATCGCCAAATTTCAGATTGGTCAGGTTGTGCGCCACCGTGTCTATTCCTTCCGTGGCGTGATCTTTGACGTCGACCCGGAATTTGCCAATTCCGATGAATGGTATGACGCAATCCCCGAAGATGTCAGACCACGCAAGGACCAGCCTTTTTATCATCTGTTTGCCGAAAATGAAGACACCGAGTATGTCGCCTATGTTTCCGAGCAAAATCTGCTCGAAGACGATAGTGGCGAACCCGTGCGCCATCCGCAGGTGCGCCAACTTTTCAAGGGCATGAAGGAAGGCATCTATCAGCCAGAAGATGATCTGGTGAATTGA